The DNA sequence GCGTGTAGCGGTTGAGTGTGTAGAAGTAGTCGTGATACGGGACATCATGAGTGACGACCTCAGCATCGATGATGTAACACTCGCTCTCCTGACTGGCCTTGTACAGGgtctgagtgagagagagtgtgagtgtgtgagtgagagagagagagagagagggagaggattACATAAATGAGATTCAACCATTAGAGAGACACAAAAGTATATCACgacacagaggcagagagacgcCTGAGATGACACTTGCTTTGGGGCGTGGTGCATTATCATACTGGACCACATGCAAATAGGaccacaaaaacacaccatcacaccacctccaccaggtGGTGACACCGTTGACACAATGCAGGTTGGGTCCATAGATTCATGCTGTTgctgccaaattctgaccccacCATCTGTGaacctcagcagaaatccagagTCATCAGATCAGGCTACGTTTCTCCAGTGTTGGTGAACcagtgctgagccactgcaaaCGGCTGCTGTAGCTCATCCACCTCAAAGTTGGAGGTGCTGTGCATTCTGTGAGGcatttctgctcaccacagttgtacagagtggttgtctgagctactgtagcctttctgtcagctccaaccagcctgaccaaaggaggtttttaccttttttacacCAACTGTTGAGCTATCTAGACGATTTTATGCACTGtgctgctgccacatgattggctgattagataattgcgtgaatgagcaggtgtacaggtgttcccTATATAATATGTTTAGGGGGGTAGTTGGGCTCACCTGAGTCTCGCTGACAGTAGCTGTTTTGGGTGCTAGTGGGTTGGACAGGGAGATGGTGTACATTATCTCCCTCTTCTGATTCCCAGCCTCCTCCTTTTTCCAAGGGTGAAACACCACATCTGTGTGTGGGCGGGAGTTTGTGTGAGCGGTGTGTCACAGGcagaagagaggaagaaaaacatgattatGGACTATTATGTTCTAGGACGTTCTAACAAGTGTATAAGAATGcatttgattgtgtgtgtgtgtgtgtgtgtgtgtgtgtacattaagTCCCCTACCTGAAAATCTTCTCTGCTCCATGAAGTCGGTCATGAACTGCGACTCGGTGAAGAGGAACGAGTACATCTTATCCACGCTGAACTTATACACCTCATTAATGTACTGACGACCATTCAGGTCTTCATGGAACGCTTGGACTTCCACCTCTggtaacacacacagatacacacacacacaaagagagagtgTAAAGGTTAAAAAAGCTATACTTGAAGATCTGCACTTTTTCAGCAGTTTAAAACAGAGCCCTCACTTGTTGGACGAGTGTGTGATTaacatcagccaaaacattatgaccacctggcTAACATGCTGTAGGTTCACCGTGTGAGCTAAAATAGCTTCAAACACTGCCCAGAACATCACACTCCCTTAAGTGGACACATACACCATTTATAGCCCCTCTTAAGTGTCTCCAATAAATGGACATGGTTAGTCCATCTTTGGACCACTGTAGGGAGGTGCTCACCATTACTGACCTGGAGCACCCAGCACAAgtcttgctgttttggagatactccAACCCAGTAATCCAGCCAAGTCACTCAGGTCTTCACGCCAACATCGTCCAACATATTGTCTGCGAGAACCGACCAATGAGTCCCAGACTCTGGGCCATCTgtggttataatgttttggctcattgctGTATATGTCTCATCAAACTATCTCTTTCTAAGTGTGTCTTGCGTGtgtacatctgtgtgtgtgtctgtgtcttcgtctgtgtgtgtatctgcctACCCTCATCATGTGTGTCTGAGGAGTCGCTGAGCTCAGTGGGTATGTCCTCATTATCGTTGAAGTCGAGTGATGGTGAGGGCACAGGACCCAGCTGACCTGCGACTGGCTCGCAGTTCCTCTCCTCCGCCAGCAGGGGCAGCGGCAACAGCTCACTGTCAGCAAGGCAGTCTGTGTACTCCTCAGGAGCAATGTCGAACTGGAACCAACAGAGGGCACCACTTACCACCTACAGCATCTTTCATCATGCTTCAAAAAATAAGACTTAAagtgtaagggggggggggggggggggggtctggtgATACCTTGGTGGTACCTTGCTGAGCTTGTGTTCTGCTAATCGTGTTCTTCTAGCCTGCATATCAATCTACTGACGCACACTTTGTACTACTGACcattgtgtttatgtttatttggaattgctgataaaaaaatatttataatgaaCAAATTTACAATTTAAAACAATTCATGGCCCAGTATTGAAACTATTTTTGGTTACTGTTTATGTAAAtgacataataataaattaggaataaaaataaaataggaAATTATTACAACAACTACTacgactaataataataataataataataataataaatgtaatattatataatacaatgtaataagtagcttacatatttatttatttatttatttaacaattaatcaatgttaatataaaatacatacaacCAATTTTGTTTCTGTCGCATATTACAttcttttaataatatttaaagtaaattaaataaaagtaattatataaaaactatACATTATATAACAATCTATCTATAGATTTATCTATAGATAaaagtctatctatctatctatatacaaTGTTCTTTAAcagttataatatattttaaatatgctATGATATATTTAGAATGATAATTATCCAGCATTTCTAAGTAAATGTTAATATACAtttcaaatataaatatatataattaaaatatataaaaatatgtaaaatatagatttggttattatatattattaaatgttatatattttattatgtgcCAATCAGTAAGATATTTGTGACCTatatttttactttctttttattacatttgtatGTAGATATtataattgtttatatatatattgttcatgtttattaccagctatataatatattataagcTATATTCTAACTAGAATAACCTTCATCACAACTATGCTATTATACAGTCATATTATGCTCTAAATATAACACTCAAGCTCACACAGCTCTCCCAGCTCAGGAAAGGTAAGCTAGGTCCTATATATGAGTCAGGTCCTATATGGGGTGCTTACAGTTAAAACTCACTCACTGCCCAGATAAACAGTGGTATACAGTACGCCTAAAGCTttagcgcagtgtgtgtgtgtgtgtgtgtgtgtctgtgtgtttacttACAGACAGTGGCATGTCGGTGCTGCTGGGTGGAGTGGTAGAGGTGAGGGTGGAGTGCGTGATGGATCTTTTGTGGGATGGAGGGCTGCTGTCCTGTTTATTCTCTCCACTGCTCTTAGACGAGTTATCATTACTGACCTCATTCTCTTCAGCTGGAATTTCCTCACAGTAGCTAcgaacacgcacacacacacacacatacacacacacacaggaagaaaaaaaggaaatacattttgaaaaatgaaggaatgtgtgtgtgtgtgtgtgtgtgtgtgtgtgtgtgtgtagctgtgatGGAGTGTATGTGATTCGTACTGCAAATGCGTGTGTTATACGAATTTACCCCATGGTGTTGAAGTCATCATCAGGGGGGACGTAATCCTCGTCATCACTGGTCAGCCCCAGTTCGTTGCCATAACACTGATGGACAAAGTGCCACAGCTCCTTAGGACACAGCGGCTGGAGAGAGGAACACAAAATAATCCATAACATAAAAACAAAGGGATGAATGAATATACAACCACAACCACACGTACAACCATACCTACAATAAGTATAACTATATAAGCAGACATTTAGAAaccaatattaataaataaaagtgtatTTTGCAGATGCTATTACTAAATTGttctaaaataaaacaaatcaatttacattatttattaaaaaattagAATTGTTAGAATTACATCCTAATCACCAATATTGTAACTTCATGCTATGAAAGTatgatataatattatataactatgctataacagtaaaatgtattttaaatatgCTATGATATATTTAGAATAATTACGTAGATTATTCTGCATTTATGAGTAAATGTTAATATACATAATGTAAAATACAGATTTTATTACTATGTTAAATATTCTATTCAAAATATaccagaacagaaaaacaaataaagtttGATTTTGTGACATACATTTATAGTTGACAATACTTAAAATTAGTGCTAATAGCTTTGTTCTAtctttgttatattttattataatagtaattattaaaaatagatTGTCATTATTAAaaaagtatataatataaatgaaatatatatatatatatatatatatatatatgaaaaacatatataaattgGTAAAATAAATCTAacaatataacatatataatgcagatttatttatttgttacaaCTACCTATATACTATTAATTACAGCTTCTAACTATATTCTAACAGCtagaaatagtaataatataatcTAACATAATCTAACTGCTATAAACtgttatatgattatatatacaatatctatttataattatatattatatgactATAAAAGGTAGATTGTCACTCatttataaacaaaaaatatatatatattggaacgTATACCTGTTTATTAGCTATGTTCTACCTGTATTATAAATACTTTATAACATAGTTAttagaatgtatttattatataattttttatagtgtattaaaataataaaatgtagacTGTTAACTGCGCTGTGGAGGTGCGGGTATGCTTCCAGCCTCACCTTCTCCAGCAGGGCATTTTGCCAGAGCCGGAACATCATCATATACGTCCTGTCCCTCGCCCCGAATGAGGTGAAAAAGTGctacagtagagagagagagagagagagagagagagagagagagtcagtgaaGGTTCACTGTATTACAGTGACTCATTCTATTGGTCCACAATGTGAGACAAAGGTTAAGACGTCTCCCGTGTTCTCAATCTAACCATGACCTTTCACATCGGCAGAGTACAGCTGACAGCAATATAGACCAGGATTCAACACATCCGTCAGTTTCCAGATTTAACCGTATTTAGAGTGTCTGAGGAGGGAAATCCAGCACccaagggccttgcttaagagCCCAAGAGTGGCAgattgctgagcccgggtatcgaacccacaaccctgtcatcaatagcccggagctctaaccgctgagtcaCCACTGTGCTGCTTCCTCCCTACCTCACACACAGGCTCCTCACCTTTTCTGTGTCCGTGCACACCTGGATGGCATTGGGGATGAGGCGCGCTGTCTTTTCCTTTGTCATGGAGCAGATGTCCTTCAGACGCACGGTCAGctgcacagatacacacatcaGATACACACTCTACTAAAAATCTACTGCATCTCATTACTACCGAAATGAACAGGGAAAAgcaatagtaaaaaaaaaaacactcatacCAGCGTCTCCCAGCGAAAGATGTTGCTATAGAAACAGATCCAGTTCTCAGAGAGGTAGAGTCGACCCTGCAGAAGGATGTCCCTCTGCAGAGCGCAGGAGTAGTCTGCAAAGGGAAAGGGTCGTACATCAATAGAATTATTGTTGCATCCAGGGTTGCATGATGTTCATGCAAAGACTGAGCTTAcaggctttgctcaagggcccaatggcagcagcttgccaagcccgctCGGGTAAAGTGACGACACTAGTCGTGTATATTAGTCTGTATATATAgtcatgtatattttatttatttaagtactgctgtctgggtaaaactgggtccttgggtaccacaatttcgttccaccccatgtaccacatgtgatgcgaatgacaataaagtctccttgaatccttgaatccttgaatccttgaatcgaacccacaaccctctggTCAATAGGTCAGTGGTCTAACCGCTGGTTGGAGCCAGGGATTCTTTGCCTTGGTTGTTTGCCACTGTGATCCTGAACTGGACTAATAGGCtaagaagatgatgaagatgaagatgatttTACTTACCCACAATGAGGCGCTCCGTGTCTGGGAGCTGCTTGAAGAGCTTTCTGAAGTCTTCATTTCGCTGCTTGTACGTGGGGCTGAGAACCTGCGTGAGACATGAATCAAGAGTCAATACGGTTCTCATGCTCATGGATTTCAGCAGTCCTGATGCTGCCTACAGCACAGGGACCTCAACTTTGACCAtagtacactgtatgtccaatttttgtggacaccccttctaataaataccttcaactgctttaagctgcactcactgctgacacagatgtgcaaatgcacacacacagcttgtctagtccctgtagagaagtattgccatgCCTGGtatggggtagaggggtataaaggcccacAGCCTTGATgactggtgctccatccagtacttttaagatgagttggggagttgctgatgagatggggtgttgatcatccaacatcctgacctcactaatgcaatcaaatcctcacagcaatgctcctccaaaatctagtagaaagccttcttctctggaaagtagagacagcaactccaataaaagcaggatcaactcttttttttaatacccttgacctcataagaaacaatgacggaacaagtgtcccaatactttagtcaatTTATTGTATATTCTGCATTTTTTAGGTTATTAATGGGTTCATAGCACATTTTAAAAGGCAATCAGTGTCACGAGCActccagaaaatgtgcaaaGGCGTCATTGAGCTACAACAAATCCATAAAAGTGAATCAATTATCAGTGAAACCACCCTTTGGAAATGCCATTATGCTTGGCAACTGTGCCAGCGCCCGTGGGCACGTCCCCTGGTGGAGCATGTGAATACTGAACCCTTGTCTTATCTTATCTGGCTGGTTCTTCAGTAACTCCTCTCATACAGGAAATCAATGTGTGGATAAGTCACCGGCACATTGTTAAAGAAATCACCTAAACATTAAAGAAATTGGGCGAGTACGCTTGAACCGATAGAAACTTACTGTGATGTTTCCTAATTAACTCAACCTAGTTTATTTAGAAGTTCTCCTGAATCACAATTTCTCTATTTGGGTCACAATCCATATTGAGTTGAGCTTTAGAAACatattgtgtaagatgtttagtctgtggctccgccccctcactTTATTTACAGACAGGGATGCTTTTGACAACAAAGTGCTTGTCCTTGTTGGGATTTAAACtgatgatctcctcacacttgtTGAGtggcagttagaccgtagggccactCAGAAGCTGTGAaattactagggatgcaccgatccaatcCAGAAAATCAGGATCAGGGCCAACccagacattttaaaatattgtatCACATCAGTAGTTTTGACTTTGACTGCATaaattatcacacactaagctgtattactcagtaaatacaaggacttctgtacaaactggtggggcgtttttttttttgtcataaaaaaatttaataacacttttggcctgcagacgaagctgggagctgaatggtcagggaggtaAATCAGACtagattataaaatattaaaatctatAACACGAgaagttttaaaataaaaaaaaggtctctactgaactaaatcaatcagtccaggaTGTCTCATTACAGAAACTgactctaaaaataaagggattttatttgaatgtattaatcagcagctcatcttatctaaactgggTGGCTGGATTGTTTATATAAGCACAACGAATGGATCGGTATCAGCTGATATCGATTAAGAGAGATCTGGATTCAGTCTGGGGGCGAAATAACTGGATTGGGACATTTTTAGAAAGTCCactacattaaaaaacacaccagTTTGAGTACATTTACCCTACCCTTACTTTCTCTGGGCACAGAAATGTACCTGGCTTCACATTTCtagagtggtgcaactgtctaactgccagcttgtcaaaaaaagacaaaagttaAAACTCCACCAACACCACAACCCTCCATAGTCCCCGCCATGTGattggggggtggaggggtcTCAAACTGCAGATAAAATTAGTTGGCAAAAAGCCCCCTGTACACTTGTCTTTTACGTCTGTTGAAGTTTGTGCATGAATGTTTGAACACTTGAGAAGATTTATGGGTTTGGAAGCAGTAGAGTTTTGTTTGAGTATGACTGAGTGAACTCATATGCCAGATATAATCCATAGGCTTCTATACAATCCACAGCTACCAACTGTAAGTGAGGGGTGAAGTTAATGTTTTGGCATTGTTTTGGTAATGGATGTTGTTTAAaattaaaacaacaaagaagAGACAGTAGCAGTTCTATTAAGTAAACAAACAGTTACCCATCCAACTTTATGTTATTCAATGATATTACAGATCAGAAATATAATCATACATATGCCTGGATCTCAATGTGCCAGTTAGCAGCACATGATAGATCAGATTAGTTTAATTTGCCTTGGAATTATCTTTAATGTGCTAGAATAATAACAGACTGTTAGGCTCCAAGATGTCtgttcatcacacacacacacacacacacacacacacacacacacacacacacacacacatgtccacaTCACAGACACATCACCACTATGTAACTTCGAATATGCCAGGGTGTTATAAATTCCTATGTTGAAAAACATAAGTTAGTTCAGGCTGGAGGAAGGTCGGGATGTGCGGACTTTGACAGTTAGGCTTATTTTGATAGTCGGGGAAGTTGGGAGTAAGAACGAAGCTGGGAAGACACTCAGTTTTTACTGGGATGAAAGGaactttaattaatttttattttcctttatttttccTTTGTTGTTACCTTGTTTAAACATTCTTATATTTAGCatgatttttgtcttgatttatattttttcatCACTATCATAAAATTCTTTTGTCCAGCGGTTTCATCCAATAAACTGGCAAAACTACCTTGGGACTCAGCTTGGATCGTTTCCACACCACAATaaacatttttccatttttttcattATCTTACAACAGTGGTGGtaaaattaactttttaaaaataacttCTATTTTCTATCTATTTTGAATCATTGCGTTTTTGACTCATGTCTTTTAGAGTTCAGTGGTGTAACTGAACTgtcaacacagaaacacaaaaataaataaagccaaTCTGGCCGAGCGATTTGCACTGCACTTACCGATCCTACTTACTTtcaatactttattaaaacaagctagccaagacactgcatttaaagTTTTGCTAGTTCTGCACTGATAAGAAATGACTGAATTACATAATCAGACATGTTAATTAACCTGTAAGAAACTGAAAGCTTTCCGTGCCAATGTAATAATATTTGGGTGTTACACAATGACATTTTCTATTTCTTGATACGGCATCACTTGGTTTTGAGCATTGTGACGAtatctgtattattattacatatcaGTATCAACTTGGACTTCAGTATTGCAATCAAAATTCTGGCATAGTGACAGCCCTGTCataaagcagtccaggctgacaACACTCATTAtaagtggggctaaactgttgctTGGCTGAAGAGGCGAATATACTGTGGGCATAGCAGGTTGGTTTCGTTACATGGCAAAAACAGTACGTTCATACCATCTATAAATGGAAATTGTTCATTATTATTTCCATTTATAGACGGTATGGACTGTGGAGTCAACGGTACATTTACATGTTAATATATTAAATCACATTATTCAATTTGAAAAAGGTGAGAGTGGAAGTGAAAATTCAGCTCAAACAAAAACTGAGATGGTATGAAATTAGAAAAGAAACGCTATGGTGTCTGTGTTATGTAAAGTCCCATCTTTCAACTCAAAACTTAGTCATACCAAAGTCGTAGCCATAACAACTAAACTTTTTAAACACTTATCACTAATTACCTCTCAATACAAGTGATGCTtctgaaataaataatgaagCAAAGAAAACAGCACTAACGGCACAAATTAGCCTCaatactgtttctactgtccaaagagcaaaatattataataagaaTATAATtgacatacactgatcagccataacattggtATCACTGATTTTGAATTGAAAAACATTGACATTGTCAGCTACAGTATCTGCATCTGCCAAAGGGTGAGCAAGCATAAGAACCTGAGAAACATTGACAAGAACTAAACTGtcatggctagacgactgggtcagaacatctccaagacaacaggcaggtcttgtggggcgtCTCTGATTATCTaacaaaagtggtccaagaaagaaccACGTGTGAagcagcgacagggtcatgagcacctaaggcttattgatgcgatccatggaggtcccacctcacaacttgccagataccacaggatacaAGTTTAGGTAgacggtactaatgttatggctaagtCCATTCTTATTCATTAAACTTATTCAttcaccattttttttttttttggggggggggggggggggggtcacaatCTTGCTAATAACACCACTTACTGAAAATGACCCCACCACCAAGTTTACTGAATGGATTTCACCCCAAAGTGTAAGTTGGTACCTGCAAGTACCTCCACCACCCTCCACCACTAGTAACTTTTGTAACTTTGGTAACTCACAGCAGGAATCTCCTCATTGTCTTCCTCATTGTCCTCCTTCTCTGCCTcgtcatcttcctcctcctcctcctcctcttctgtccAGCTCTCCATGGAGCTCCAGGGCCAACCACCAGCCCAGGTCGAACCCTGCAGCAACCACCCAGCCAGGGcttcctccagctccagcagagTCTCCCAGTCTCTCTGGGAGCCATCTGTCAGAGACTCCATTACTTACAGTGAACTGGCCAACACACTgtcttctcaaagtctgagcAAGCCTTTGCCTTCCGATCCTTCCTGGATGAGGCGAACTAATGATAAAATGCTAGGAAATCTTTCGAGTGGTCCTCAATGTAGACTGTACACTGAATGTAGACTGTCTGGTGTTGATGTTACTGAATCTCCTGATTGGTCAAAAGTTCTCAGTACAAGGTAGGCTCTCTGCTTCTTTATACTGAAGACTGTTCACAAGAGCAAGAGCTTCTGAATTAAAATGATCACAATCTTCAGCTTGTCCCAAAACGTTTGATCCTAAAGACCGTCCATTCAAAAGTGAGTTGGCAGCGTAAAAGTTTAACGGATCTTCTAAATGGTCCTGACCCGAAAGTAGGCAAGCTGTTTCTGAAGACGTTCCACGCAGAGGTTCCTTGGACAGCTCTACCTGACCTCCCAGGTTCCTTTTGGCAGATCCTCATCTGGAAGCAGTCACTATATATGAGGGCGCTTGCCTGTGCTGACTAGCGCCACATGATTGCAGTGTTtgtcacacactcgcacacacacatatacacactgcgGCCACTGCCCTATAGTAACCCTAGCAAACAGATCCGTTATTATGTTGGAGCCGGTTCCAGTTTGTTTGGCTG is a window from the Salminus brasiliensis chromosome 13, fSalBra1.hap2, whole genome shotgun sequence genome containing:
- the gramd1bb gene encoding protein Aster-B isoform X6; translation: MAASTASNSNRSSPACSPVLRKRCRSPTVQSLEGENMVEKGSEQSDTSKSPSTPEQLVTRTYSVQSARSSSKNSKSHKRLSKKSQSWYNVLSPTYKQRNEDFRKLFKQLPDTERLIVDYSCALQRDILLQGRLYLSENWICFYSNIFRWETLLTVRLKDICSMTKEKTARLIPNAIQVCTDTEKHFFTSFGARDRTYMMMFRLWQNALLEKPLCPKELWHFVHQCYGNELGLTSDDEDYVPPDDDFNTMGYCEEIPAEENEVSNDNSSKSSGENKQDSSPPSHKRSITHSTLTSTTPPSSTDMPLSFDIAPEEYTDCLADSELLPLPLLAEERNCEPVAGQLGPVPSPSLDFNDNEDIPTELSDSSDTHDEEVEVQAFHEDLNGRQYINEVYKFSVDKMYSFLFTESQFMTDFMEQRRFSDVVFHPWKKEEAGNQKREIMYTISLSNPLAPKTATVSETQTLYKASQESECYIIDAEVVTHDVPYHDYFYTLNRYTLTRVAKNKCRLRVSTELRYRKQPWGLVKGFIEKNFWSGLEENFRSLELELAKAEDVLIETHRPSPKAKALKSSTLRRRKRPLPHLRTPLLEETLSPVTTPTDEEVIQRIKHVAGSTQTRQTPEHTPAGGPFCSISRLLLIISLVLVLLVFLNMMLFYKLWMLEYSAQSLMTWQGLRLDKSKLPQTQLEWAQLLESQQRFHEAELQKWREIIKSSVLLLDQMKDSLLSLQRGVTLRDFGSDSDDKHSRYH
- the gramd1bb gene encoding protein Aster-B isoform X8, encoding MVEKGSEQSDTSKSPSTPEQLVTRTYSVQSARSSSKNSKSHKRLSKKSQSWYNVLSPTYKQRNEDFRKLFKQLPDTERLIVDYSCALQRDILLQGRLYLSENWICFYSNIFRWETLLTVRLKDICSMTKEKTARLIPNAIQVCTDTEKHFFTSFGARDRTYMMMFRLWQNALLEKPLCPKELWHFVHQCYGNELGLTSDDEDYVPPDDDFNTMGYCEEIPAEENEVSNDNSSKSSGENKQDSSPPSHKRSITHSTLTSTTPPSSTDMPLSFDIAPEEYTDCLADSELLPLPLLAEERNCEPVAGQLGPVPSPSLDFNDNEDIPTELSDSSDTHDEEVEVQAFHEDLNGRQYINEVYKFSVDKMYSFLFTESQFMTDFMEQRRFSDVVFHPWKKEEAGNQKREIMYTISLSNPLAPKTATVSETQTLYKASQESECYIIDAEVVTHDVPYHDYFYTLNRYTLTRVAKNKCRLRVSTELRYRKQPWGLVKGFIEKNFWSGLEENFRSLELELAKAEDVLIETHRPSPKAKALKSSTLRRRKRPLPHLRTPLLEETLSPVTTPTDEEVIQRIKHVAGSTQTRQTPEHTPAGGPFCSISRLLLIISLVLVLLVFLNMMLFYKLWMLEYSAQSLMTWQGLRLDKSKLPQTQLEWAQLLESQQRFHEAELQKWREIIKSSVLLLDQMKDSLLSLQRGVTLRDFGSDSDDKHSRYH
- the gramd1bb gene encoding protein Aster-B isoform X7 is translated as MESLTDGSQRDWETLLELEEALAGWLLQGSTWAGGWPWSSMESWTEEEEEEEEDDEAEKEDNEEDNEEIPAVLSPTYKQRNEDFRKLFKQLPDTERLIVDYSCALQRDILLQGRLYLSENWICFYSNIFRWETLLTVRLKDICSMTKEKTARLIPNAIQVCTDTEKHFFTSFGARDRTYMMMFRLWQNALLEKPLCPKELWHFVHQCYGNELGLTSDDEDYVPPDDDFNTMGYCEEIPAEENEVSNDNSSKSSGENKQDSSPPSHKRSITHSTLTSTTPPSSTDMPLSFDIAPEEYTDCLADSELLPLPLLAEERNCEPVAGQLGPVPSPSLDFNDNEDIPTELSDSSDTHDEEVEVQAFHEDLNGRQYINEVYKFSVDKMYSFLFTESQFMTDFMEQRRFSDVVFHPWKKEEAGNQKREIMYTISLSNPLAPKTATVSETQTLYKASQESECYIIDAEVVTHDVPYHDYFYTLNRYTLTRVAKNKCRLRVSTELRYRKQPWGLVKGFIEKNFWSGLEENFRSLELELAKAEDVLIETHRPSPKAKALKSSTLRRRKRPLPHLRTPLLEETLSPVTTPTDEEVIQRIKHVAGSTQTRQTPEHTPAGGPFCSISRLLLIISLVLVLLVFLNMMLFYKLWMLEYSAQSLMTWQGLRLDKSKLPQTQLEWAQLLESQQRFHEAELQKWREIIKSSVLLLDQMKDSLLSLQRGVTLRDFGSDSDDKHSRYH
- the gramd1bb gene encoding protein Aster-B isoform X5, translating into MLHSSLLFTATLRSPTAHHTSSQQSSQQSSQQSSQQSSQQSSHDDDSTRFLTPFIREERADSGTDKFSTASNSNRSSPACSPVLRKRCRSPTVQSLEGENMVEKGSEQSDTSKSPSTPEQLVTRTYSVQSARSSSKNSKSHKRLSKKSQSWYNVLSPTYKQRNEDFRKLFKQLPDTERLIVDYSCALQRDILLQGRLYLSENWICFYSNIFRWETLLTVRLKDICSMTKEKTARLIPNAIQVCTDTEKHFFTSFGARDRTYMMMFRLWQNALLEKPLCPKELWHFVHQCYGNELGLTSDDEDYVPPDDDFNTMGYCEEIPAEENEVSNDNSSKSSGENKQDSSPPSHKRSITHSTLTSTTPPSSTDMPLSFDIAPEEYTDCLADSELLPLPLLAEERNCEPVAGQLGPVPSPSLDFNDNEDIPTELSDSSDTHDEEVEVQAFHEDLNGRQYINEVYKFSVDKMYSFLFTESQFMTDFMEQRRFSDVVFHPWKKEEAGNQKREIMYTISLSNPLAPKTATVSETQTLYKASQESECYIIDAEVVTHDVPYHDYFYTLNRYTLTRVAKNKCRLRVSTELRYRKQPWGLVKGFIEKNFWSGLEENFRSLELELAKAEDVLIETHRPSPKAKALKSSTLRRRKRPLPHLRTPLLEETLSPVTTPTDEEVIQRIKHVAGSTQTRQTPEHTPAGGPFCSISRLLLIISLVLVLLVFLNMMLFYKLWMLEYSAQSLMTWQGLRLDKSKLPQTQLEWAQLLESQQRFHEAELQKWREIIKSSVLLLDQMKDSLLSLQRGVTLRDFGSDSDDKHSRYH